GCACCCACAGGGGAGGTGAGCACCCATGGTCAGGTGAGCACCCACAAAGGAGGTGAGCACCCACAGGTCAGGTGAGCACCCACAAAGGAGGTGAGCACCCACAGGGGAGGTGAGCACCCATGGTCAGGTGAGCACCCACAGGTCAGATGAGCACCCACAGGGGAGGTGAGCACCCACAAAGGAGGTGAGCACCCACAGGGGAGGTGAGCACCCATGGTCAGGTGAGCACCCACAGGGGAGGTGAGCACCCACAAAGGAGGTGAGCACCCACAGGGGAGGTGAGCACCCATGGTCAGGTGAGCACCCACAGGGGAGGTGAGCACCCACAAAGGAGGTGAGCACCCACAGGTCAGGTGAGCACCCACAAAGGAGGTGAGCACCCACAAAGGAGGTGAGCACCCATGGTCAGGTGAGCACCCACAGGTCAGGTGAGCACCCACGGGGAGGTGAGCACCCACGGGGAGGTGAGTGCCACAGGACAGGCGAGCCATAGATGACTGCATCTGCGTGTATACACACTCACACGCTTCCATTAAAAATAAGCTCATTTATGTTTCTATAAGGGCAACGTATATGAATTCAAAAACTCAAACAGCATAAAAGAAACATGTCCCCTCCCCCTAGCCCAACAAGAAGGGTCTCACTGCGAACATGGCACCACCAGGCAGAGGCACCCCCACCttgctcccccaccccactgGGGATCTGACCCAGGAGTGAtctacccagccctttttattttttattttgagacagggtcttgctaagttgctgaggctggcctcgaacttgccatcctctgacTCAGCTTCTAGAGCCCCAGGATTACAGCGTGGCCGCTGCACCTGGCCCCCACCGCGGTGTCTGAAGCGCTCCTGGGTGGAGCTTCCCTGGTCTGCTGCAGGCCTCTCCCACCAGCACCTGCCTCCACGGAGCAGAGGCTCAGCAGTGCAGGAGGCGGCCCAGGGCTTCACTTCCCCTCCAAGAGTCTCCGAAGTCCTTTGTAGACGGATGCCCGGACAAACCACTTGAGCGGGACTTCAGGGCGGAGTCCTTGAAGGCTGCCGGCTCCAGTGTGAGGTGGTGTGACACTGAGCAGACATGCAGGGTGGCCTCCCAGAGCAGGCTGCAGTTTGTTCTccaccggggggggggggggggtgtctgGAGGCCGCACCCCTGGGTCAGGGAGCTCACTCAGAGGTGGGGCCACGCGCCTTCCCTCAGGGTGCGCTTCAATCCCAAGAGCGCCACTGCCTCTGTAGAGACTCGCAGAGCGGAGCTTGTCTCACCAGGGCCCTGGCTGGCCTCCACGTGTAGAGTGACGGTGGGAAGGCCCAACAGACTCTGTTCCCTCTACAGAGGGCCCCCAGGGGTGCACTGGCCCATACAGGCCACTGAGCCTGCCCAGAGGACTCCGTGTGGGGTGCCCACCCCGCCCACGGGGAGCCTCAGAGCTACACTGGCAGCCTGGAGAGTCAGCCTCAGGCCGAGCGAGACACCGGCGTCCCCTCCTTCCCTGGTGGCAGAGGAGGACTGAAAAGCATCCCCAGTGTCAAAGCCAGCACCTCAACACAGTGGCTCTTCTCCTTctgaaagttaataaaaaaaaatgtcaccaaCCAGAagcttcaggaaggagaaaagaaagtgcCCTCTCCCCTGAAAAACGGCTTCTTACAGGCCGCGTGCTCCAGGGTGGGAACCCCTCAGAGGCCCTCGTCTTACTTAGAAACCTGGCCATGAAACCAGCCCATGCTTCTAAGATCTCAGCGGAGTAAAGGTCATCGTAGATCTTACCCCAGAGCCAGAAAGCATCCAAGAGAGTCGGACAGACAGCTACAGGAAAGCTAAAAGTGTGTGCAAACAAAAACAGCCAATCCAAGTCAGAAGATGGTAACCTGCAGCCCACCAAAGCAGGGCCCCAGGTCCACAGCGGAGGCGGCCGCAAAGCTGAAGGCCCAAAGCTCTCCGAGCCAACAGGTAAAGGATAGGGTCCAACAGGAGTTAAAAACGGACTGAGCATACACAGGCAATTTTCCAAATGgccaaataataaaatgaaaagatagtcAATGTCTCCAGCAGTTAAGAGGAATTAAAATCAAAGTGACAAAAAGCTTTGTTCTACCTGTCAGACTTCCAGAGACGAAATGGCACAGCACCGTTTAGAGCTGGCACAAAGCTAGGAAAATGGCACCACCGAGGTTGGATGGCAAGTTAGAGCAGAGCTCCAGAGGGCATTTTGGCAAAAGGCCCCATGGCCTCTGCCCCAGCAGACTGTCCTCTAGGAAGCTGTTCTAGGGACTCAGAGCTATTCCAAGGACATCAAAGCTGTTCATCACTCACTGGGTTAAAAACGGCTTAGAGCTGAGTGAGGTGGTGCACAGTTGTAATCCCTGCCacacaggaggcagaggcaagagtcACACGCTGGAGGCCACACTCAGGAACtcaatgaggccctaagcaactgagcgagaccctgtctcaaaataaaaaataaaaaaggctggggatgtcgccgagtggtaaagcacccctgggttcaatccccagtactgtttaGAAACATGCCAAAATATTAACAGTCCATATCTTGGGGGTGGTGGCTTTATTAATTATTCCCCCCAGGTTTAGTAATGAGTATTAacttataatgagaaaaaaacaacaacttgtTTCTTGTAAACAATTCACTGAGACATTAAAATATCTTAAGGGGTTTCCTGACCCCAAAATTTGACCCCAACTCCCCTTCTCATTCCCTGGGGTTTTGACCCTATCCAATCTCCATACTTCCGGGTCAGGAAAGGAACCCCCTAGTACCTCAGCTCCTCCAGGAGTGGATACTAGGGACCCAGGGCAGGTCTGGCTCTTCCCTGCCAGTACCAGAGGCTCCTGAGGCACCCCCAAGCCTGGACAGGTATCTCCAGGCCATTTAATAAGGCAAACGAAACTGGCAGGGGACTTTCAAGTCTCATGGCCAGTGAACAGCAGACACACAAGACAGGACCTCAATCCAGAGCCAGTTCTAGAAGACGGCGCCCCATCTCTTTCCTCCCCTGTACCAGGCCAGGCGGGCACGTGGGAGGCCACCCTCAGGACTTCCCCCACTCTTTCCCCGCCATGACCCTGAGAGGTTACTTCTCCAGTTGCGGCAGAGGGGTGTGGGCTGAGGCTAGGGGAGCTGAGGCTAGGGCAGCAAGCACAGGCACAGAAACGTTCAGCAAAGGGGAGCCAAGGCAGCAGAAGGCCCGGGCAGCACAGGCAGCGTGGGGGGCCGGGGTcgggggtggggggcagcagAAGGCTTCCAGCACAGGGAGGCCAGGCTCAACCCCCAGCTCTGTGCAAACCTGCGCAGGGAACCAAGGCATCTCTGGCAGCCCAAGGAAGTGGAGGGCCGGGCTGGGCCGCTGCCAGGCACCCGGGGCACTCCACACCCGGTAGCGTCTAGCAACGCGGCAGCTTAGGACAGTACTACGACAGTAAAGTGGCCTCCACGCGCTTTCCCACGGCCACACCCCTCGCCGCGGTGGACTTCCCAGAGCGGACCTTCAACACACACCAGGCCCAGGCCCTGTGCCGGGCGGAGGGCGCGACGGCCGGGTCCCCGCGCTGAGCTCGGACTCCGGCGAGGGCCGGGGACAGGCACCTCGGGCCCACCACCAGTCCACCCCGCGGCGCGCGCCCACGCGGCCGAGCCCCGGCAGGGGCAGTGCGGGCGCGGGCGGCCCCGGCGCGGCGCGGCGGCAGGTGGGCGCGCTCTCGCGGGCGGGGGTCCGGCCGGGCCGCGCGCCTCCCCCGGAACCCGGCCGTGCCATTCCCATGATGCCCAGCCACCGGGCACGGCTTCCGGAGCGcggccaccgccgccgccgccgcgggtAGGTGGCGGGGAGGGGGCGGCTGGGGGGGTCGCCCCGCCCCCCCGcgccggccccgcccctcccgcGCTTCCCACGGCGCGCCCGGGCGAGGGGCGGCGGCGCGCGGGGCGGCGCGGGCCGCCGGACGCCCCGCGGCCCCTCCCGGCGCCGGGCCGAGGGCGGAGCGCGCCTCCCGGCCGGCCGCCTTCCCGGGGCGCGAGGCGCGGCGGGCGGCCGGCGAGGTGAGGCGAGACGAGCGCAGGGTCGGGCGGGGCGGCGCCGTGCAGGCCGCGGCGGGGCTCGGGGGCGTGGGTGCCGCGGCGGGCGGGCTCGGGGGCCGGGCCTGCCCGGGCGAGGGTCGCGGCCCCCGGAGGCAGCTCCCGCGCTCGCCTGCCCCTGCGCGCGCCCCGCGTCCCTCGAGAGCCGGCGGGCGCTGGCCGGGCCCAGGTGAGTCAGGCGCAGGTGAGGCCCGCGGCGCTCCGGGGACCGAGACGGAGAGGGCCTGTCCGGCCCTCAGGGCAGCGTTCACGCCCTGCGCCAGGCGGGGCTTCCGGGAGGGGGCCGAGCTCCCCGGCCGCAGGCTCCGAGCCTCAGAGCCCGGAACGCAGCCGTGGGGGGCGCAGACCTGCGGGGAGGCCTGACGCTCCGGGGAGAGGTCCGCGCCTACCAGGCTGAGGACCAGGCTGCTGCTCCGGCTCCGGGGCAGCGAGACGAGCCCCTCCCCGCCCCGAGCTATGAGTAGTGGGCGCACAGGGCTAAAGGCGCAGGGCAGGAGCAGCTAGGGGCTCCCTTGCCTGCGGACCCTTTGCACTGGGATCACTGCAGTTTTgctgggggcggggcggcggTTGCCATCTGGTTAAATCTCGGCTTCTGGCCGACTAGAACAGAATCCGAGCCCCGCCCCTTTCAGGTTGGTGGAGAGGACCCTCCTGCCGCGGCCCCACGTACTTGCTCCTCCTCCCTGGCATGCAGACTCTGGCTTCCCCGAGCCCTGGGAAAAGCCCCACCAGGTAGGTAAGAACACAAGCTGAACCCGGTTTTGTTGAAGAACTGGATGGGGGCATTTCTGGAGAGTAGAGGACAGAGTTAGATGGCCAGGGCTTGAGTGTGGCTTTGTTCTCTCCAGGGCGTGGGTGTCTCGACCAAGAGGATGTCCAGATGCCCTCCACTGGCCCTTAAATCTTAAATCTGACACCAGGTAGCTTTGGCCTGCAGGTGCTGGTGTCCCTGCATGTTACCAGAAGCTGGGTCCTGGTCCCTGATGCCAGtctaataatgaggacacagtttggagaaaagggaaaaaggtttattgctttgctagcaaaggagaaacgtGGGGGACTCCtgccccagaggctgtgattctgtgatcatcaggaacagggggcttttaaagaagtGACTGAGAGGCTACATTCCAGGagttctctgtctggagttgtaattcacttgttaatttgggagatagttctttctgagatcttctgataccatccccaaagtctggattacttcattcctgtggtggatgtgtactcagggacagataactctgcctaggatggggaaaaacggtaatcctgtttctcctgaaattagggaggagcaggggagaggaagagaaagaaacatgtccattttaaaaataacttgctgtggcagagcagcaagggttatattccaaacctaaagtggaccactgttacatacAGTCACCTAGAGACTAGTTTCCAGGGCCTTTGGGTGCATGGCGCAATTGGACCAAGCCACATTTCACCTTGACTTGGCAGGAATTCTTGAGAGTTACTCCTCTCCTGGCTGGTTATTTTAAACCCAGGCTGTCTCTGGAGCCTCTCTTGGCTTTTTAACCTCCTTCTAGGATTAGGTAGTTAGAAAACTTTTCCTTGGGCGTCCAGGATCTGTCTGCACCACTTATAAGCTCTAAACTGGTTGATAGAGATGGGCCTTGCCCCTGGTGTGGAAATCACTGCAACTCAGGCTCCCACCCTCCCTGGGCCCCTTTGTTAAGGTAGTATTGCCGTTCAAGGTGTTGATGTTCTTGGTTTAGACTCTTCATAGCCCAGggttcatttctatggttttgtcCTGGCAGTTTGAATAATATCCTCAGCAGGGTAGGCACCCTAGCAAGTGAaagagcccagccctgccctttGTCCCCTGCCACTCCTGGTGCCTGTGGGGACCTCTCCAGAAGGCAGCATTTCAGGGGAAGTAGTGCTATAGTGGATACCAGAACTTGAGAACTGTCAGCTAGCTCATGTACCCTCCATTGGCTCAGCATCAGACCCGGGAGTGTTGTAAATTAGCTGTGATTAATGCATTTAGTCTCAGGGTAAGTTCTTCCAGAATTTAATTCTGAGCCCTTAAGTTAATGATAAGTCTttccagaaaaatatttatgaactgtAGCTGCAGTCTCTGAATTAGCTGTCTCCGATTCTCTCTAATTCTGCTGGTGGAACGTGTGTAAGCAGCTGGCAGAAGGCACCTCTCTGTGTGCACGGAGTGACGAAGACAGCCTTGAAGCCTTTGAACAGGAGCCTGGACTCAAAGAGAATTTCAAGTAATTGCAATAAATTCTTACATTTTAGTTTCACTTTTTGAGCACAGATTGGTAATAGCAAGTGAGTTGATTCTGAATTTGTCATACCCTCTAGCTAATTGCGGTTCCCCGTTTGTGCCCGTCTTTGGTGAGGTGGCCGGCCCCACCTCTCTTGAGAAAGGCGTGTGGCATGTAAACAACCGGATCACATGCTTGCCAGTTAATGTTCCCAGTTAAACAGAGAAAGCTGGGGAAGCAAAGGGAAGGTGCAGACCAGCCCAGCAGCTCCTGTGGCCTAGGGGTGCTGACAGCTCCTGGCACCCATCTAAGGGTGCGTCCATCGACTTGCGGGCCCCCCGTGCATCTGAACCACACTGCTCCCCAGCTTGGGGAGGGGTCAGAATTATCAGCCCTACCATCATTGGCCCCCCAGTTTACGTCACGCTCGGCGGTGGCAGTCTCTGGACCTTTTGTGCAGAGGACAGCCGTTAGCCAGTCTTCAGAGTGTCCCCAGAACCGTCCCAGCCGAGACCCCTAGACCGGGGAATGACCACAGGGCTGGAAAGGGCACGAGACGTGTTGGGCAGCTAGCGTGCTCGGTAGCCGGAATCGTGATTCCGGGCCTCGAGACCATCCGGCAGATACCGTCGCACCTTCTCACAGAGTCTTGGCAGAAGTGACTGAAGATGCTTGTGGCAGGGTCTGGGAGCCGCTCACGTCCGCGCCTTTGTTGCAGGAGCGTGGTGGTTCTGCCGAGAATGCTCTTCCCAGGAAATCATCCTCACCGGGTTCCGTCACTGTCATTCGTGTTAATGCACAGGGACTTGGTCACACCGGCACCTCCTGACCGTCTTCTGAGGTAAGTAAAGCCTCTGTCTCCCTCTTGCAGAGCAGGCGAAGGCCCCAAGGGGGAGGAAGTATGAGCCCAGCGCAGTGCCAGGGATCTGGAGGCCTCTTCTTAGGGGTCTTGGCAACAGGCCTGGCCTAGGGGGTGGGAGTGCCTCCTTTTACAGTGGGGGAAACCGAGCCCCAGGCAGTGCGAGGCCGCGAGGCCCAGTGTAGCTGGTGCCTGGACTTTGAGCCCTGTGCTTTTTCCCTCTCAGGATGTGAACCCAGCAGGAGAACACAGCATTGCCTCCCTGTGCCCCGCCTGCCTGCTAGGATGTTCCTCATGAATGCCCCTCCAGTGGTCGCTCTCCAGTCCAAATGGGAGGCCTTTGGCCCGCCGGGGAGCTTTAGGTTTCCCGGGTGCTTCTCCGAGTCGAAAGAGGCGGTTGCCAGAGCTTCAGTGAGTGCCAGGGTGCAGATGCTCATCAGCACGCTGCAGCGTGGGGAGGCCACCTTGGGCACGCATGATGAGCAGGCCACACAGAGAAGCCAAAGGGCCGAGAGGTGCCGGGAGGCCAGGCTGGCTGCCAACCCTGCCCTGCGCAGCGAGcagcctgcctttgctgcctgtggCCTTGCTGCCCATCGCCACCCGCCGGGCAGGGAGGAGGCTGCCGACCTTGGCCCCCTGGAGCAGGATTCCGACAGTGACGATTCTGTGGACCGGGACATCGAGGAGGCCATCCAGGAGTACCTGAAGGCCAAGAGCGGTGCTGCACAGCCCATGTCCAGCGGGGCCCACCCCAGCGGGGCCACAGGCGGGGGCATCAGATGCAAACCAGAGCTTCTGCACAGCGGCACCCCACCCGCCCTGTGTCCCCCAGAATTCGCCCTGGGGTCAGGCAGAGTTCCTGGCAGCCctggggaggcaggtggggtccagggctcagcctccccagggagtGTGAGCAGCGAGGACTCCTTTGAGCAGAGCATCCAGGCAGAGATAGAACAGTTTCTGAGCGAGAAAAGACAACAGGAAAACCAAAAATGCGACGGGTCTGTGGATAAGAAAACAGACCCAAATGAAAATTCAGCCCGATCAGCGCTGAGATTCGACCAGGAGCCACCTGTCAGGGCGCCGCCCCGCCACAGTCTGATGGGCGCCTGTAAGGAGTTTGTCTTCCGCAGACCCCCCAGGTCCACAAGGGCGAGCACGGCGCCCAGCAGCCTCAGGCCTAAGGTGGCCACCGAGTCCGAGCCCCTGGGCAGCTCCAGGCCGGCTGCCCCCAAGCCCCAGGCAGCACAGAGCCGAGGTGGGGGCAAGAGGAGCTGCGGAGCTGGGAGGAAGGGCAGGCGCAGCAGGAGCTCGGCCCTCCAGCAGGAGGCGTCGGACTCCAGCAGCGATGACGGCATCGAGGAGGCCATCCAGCTGTACCAGCTGGAGAAAACCAGGAAGGAGGCCAGCGGGGACCCACCACCAAGGGCCCAGCTCGGCGAGGAGAAGGGCCCGGACCTTCCCACGAGCAGCACAAGCAGCTCCCTGAAAAGTGCCTTTCCCGAAACCCCCAGGAGAGCACCAAGCAGGAGGAAGCCCGTGGCCCCCAGGGCCACAGACCCCAGCCCAGGGGGCCCGGACTCGGACGTCCTCTCTAAGCCTCCGAAGGATGCCAGAGCTGCCGTGCCCCCCGCAAGCAGCACCACCAGGAGCGAGCCTGTGGAACGGGCCTCGTGCCGCGCAGACTCTTCGGCTGAGCTGATGTGCGCTGAGGCCATCCTGGACATTTCCAAGACCATCCTGCCGGCACCCGTGGAGGGCAGCGACGGGCCCACGTCTATGAGCCCGCTCTTCTGTTCCCCGAATGTGCCTTCACGCTCTGATGGGGACAGCAGCTCTGTGGACAGTGACGACAGCATAGAGCAGGAGATCCGGACGTTTTTAGCCCTGAAGGCACAGTCGGGTAGCCTGCTGGCCAGAGCTGAAAGCTGCCCGCAGCCCACCCCAGGCCCATTCTCCCCACTGGGCTCCAGCAGCCAGACCGGTGTCCCCAAAGCCCCTCTCTCTAAAACCGCAGACCTGCCTCTGGGCTGCAGAAGGAAACGGAGAGGTGGCGGGAATACTGCAAGGTCGTCCACACCCAAGAAAACGAGGGAGGCGAAAGAAGGTACCCAGGATGGCGACAGCAGCCAGGGGCAAGCTCAGCCTGGCCGCAGCGGGCAGGACCCACCTGGCCAGGGAAAAGCCGGTGAGACCCTGGGAAGGGAGTGCCAGGCCAGGGGTGGTTCTGTGTCGCAAGGCCTTGGGGGACAAGGGAAGGCAGAAGAAGGAAGGAGTGTGGGTGAGGGAGAGAGCTCTGAGGACAAGAGCAGCTCACTGGACAGTGATGAGGACCTCGACACGGCCATCAAGGACCTGCTAAGATCCAAGCGGAAGCTCAAGAAGAGGTGCAGGGATCCCTGGACAGCCTGCAGGAAGAAGGTCAGGTTCAGCACCCCTGAGACACAGCTGGTGCACAAACTGGGAGCCTGGAAGGACAGAGGCCCGCGGGTGCTGAGGAGCTGCCTGTCCACGTCCAGAAGGGACAGCAGGGCGTGCCTGGGGAGACGACCACCAGGTACCTTCAGTAGTACCACGGAGGGGAGAAAGCTGGGGGGCGAGGATGCAGCCCCAGCTTTGCAGTCAAGGAGGAAAGCCCCCgaagagactccattctccaagGAAACAGGTGCCCGTGACCATGCGTGCTCTGCCCCCAGCTCCCTGTCTGAGGACAGTTCAGTGGACAGTGATGACAGCATTGAACTGGAGATCAGGAAGTTTTTGGCAGAAAAGGCCAAGGAGTCCGTGAGCAGTTCAGCAGTTCAAGGAGGGAGCCCAGCCCAGCCAGAGGAGCTGTGCAGGAAGGAGCCGGGCCCCGCCCAGCAGCCCGGCGTGTGCACACGGAGCCAGAGGGCCAGGGGCGGCCCTCCGCCAGCCGAA
The Sciurus carolinensis chromosome 14, mSciCar1.2, whole genome shotgun sequence DNA segment above includes these coding regions:
- the Ppp1r26 gene encoding protein phosphatase 1 regulatory subunit 26; the protein is MFLMNAPPVVALQSKWEAFGPPGSFRFPGCFSESKEAVARASVSARVQMLISTLQRGEATLGTHDEQATQRSQRAERCREARLAANPALRSEQPAFAACGLAAHRHPPGREEAADLGPLEQDSDSDDSVDRDIEEAIQEYLKAKSGAAQPMSSGAHPSGATGGGIRCKPELLHSGTPPALCPPEFALGSGRVPGSPGEAGGVQGSASPGSVSSEDSFEQSIQAEIEQFLSEKRQQENQKCDGSVDKKTDPNENSARSALRFDQEPPVRAPPRHSLMGACKEFVFRRPPRSTRASTAPSSLRPKVATESEPLGSSRPAAPKPQAAQSRGGGKRSCGAGRKGRRSRSSALQQEASDSSSDDGIEEAIQLYQLEKTRKEASGDPPPRAQLGEEKGPDLPTSSTSSSLKSAFPETPRRAPSRRKPVAPRATDPSPGGPDSDVLSKPPKDARAAVPPASSTTRSEPVERASCRADSSAELMCAEAILDISKTILPAPVEGSDGPTSMSPLFCSPNVPSRSDGDSSSVDSDDSIEQEIRTFLALKAQSGSLLARAESCPQPTPGPFSPLGSSSQTGVPKAPLSKTADLPLGCRRKRRGGGNTARSSTPKKTREAKEGTQDGDSSQGQAQPGRSGQDPPGQGKAGETLGRECQARGGSVSQGLGGQGKAEEGRSVGEGESSEDKSSSLDSDEDLDTAIKDLLRSKRKLKKRCRDPWTACRKKVRFSTPETQLVHKLGAWKDRGPRVLRSCLSTSRRDSRACLGRRPPGTFSSTTEGRKLGGEDAAPALQSRRKAPEETPFSKETGARDHACSAPSSLSEDSSVDSDDSIELEIRKFLAEKAKESVSSSAVQGGSPAQPEELCRKEPGPAQQPGVCTRSQRARGGPPPAEALRGTERAGGQCAASLFIPGGKGTPRMEHTSRLPAAAGRCEPAVPRGASGNLSARGCPVSRRNVYVHKDQSPPGAEPAATESTFGQLPSCAKAGAETGSSVGTFHVNYGSRSLLTPSSGPQAELALPWSDLAHQSRLPSPWALTPEGRSSAWTGGLGGEKEKGTQGQARVPHSLTSEPRKNLPFAGFSPLLSTQLFHFGKSVSWGGQQAGLFCPQLGLPLQGPSFSAFRETQVGPSPVFGSPHLLVKKDGGHWPSRKAQAGLGLQDKRNSGSEEDVLDLRYRRRVVDRDDQDQETLGSDASECSDSSVEDGSPVVKGRVLKL